The following are from one region of the Rhizobium sullae genome:
- a CDS encoding ABC transporter permease, whose product MSTVSTPMASTAPLINKDRVIDWLGIAPFVIFALLFLIIPTLYLVVGAFLTPEGEFTFKNIGDLFTPSIMSAYWISIRVSVASALGGALIGFFLAWAVVLGGLPSSVRSTLLTFSGVASNFAGVPLAFSFLATLGRTGLVTIFLRDWFGFNLYGTGFNLLSFFGLTITYMYFQIPLMVLILTPALDGMKKEWREAAEILGATNRQYWTMVALPILWPSLLGTTLLLFANAFGAIATAYALTGSSLNIVPILLYAQIRGDVLHNPNLGYAIALGMIVITGVSNVLYLMLRMRAERWQK is encoded by the coding sequence ATGAGCACCGTTTCAACGCCTATGGCGAGCACCGCCCCGCTGATCAACAAGGATCGCGTGATAGACTGGCTGGGTATCGCGCCCTTCGTCATCTTCGCTCTGCTGTTTCTGATCATCCCCACACTTTATCTCGTCGTCGGCGCCTTCCTCACGCCGGAAGGCGAATTCACCTTCAAGAATATCGGCGATCTCTTCACGCCGTCGATCATGAGCGCCTACTGGATCAGCATCCGGGTATCCGTGGCTTCCGCTCTCGGCGGCGCGCTGATCGGCTTTTTCCTGGCTTGGGCAGTCGTTCTCGGCGGCCTGCCCTCCTCGGTTCGCTCGACGCTTCTGACCTTCTCCGGCGTGGCCTCGAACTTTGCCGGCGTGCCGCTTGCCTTCTCGTTCCTGGCAACGCTCGGCCGTACCGGCCTCGTCACCATCTTCCTGCGCGACTGGTTCGGCTTCAATCTCTACGGAACCGGCTTCAACCTTTTGTCCTTCTTCGGTCTCACCATCACCTACATGTATTTCCAGATCCCGCTGATGGTGCTGATCCTCACGCCGGCGCTCGACGGCATGAAGAAGGAATGGCGCGAGGCCGCTGAGATTCTCGGCGCCACGAACCGCCAGTATTGGACGATGGTTGCCCTGCCGATCCTCTGGCCGAGCCTGCTCGGCACCACGCTGCTGCTTTTCGCAAACGCCTTCGGCGCCATTGCCACAGCCTATGCGCTGACCGGCAGCTCGCTGAACATCGTTCCAATCCTGCTTTACGCGCAAATCCGCGGCGATGTCCTTCACAATCCGAACCTTGGCTACGCGATCGCGCTCGGCATGATCGTCATCACCGGCGTCTCCAACGTCCTTTACCTGATGCTGCGCATGCGCGCTGAACGGTGGCAGAAATGA